One Filimonas effusa genomic window carries:
- a CDS encoding thioredoxin family protein has translation MRKRILFAIAAILLISANISAQEKPTVYNVNADAAADVAAAVKKAKAENKHVLLQLGGNWCIWCLRFHKLVNENDTLKKAMNDNYIVVHVNYSKENKNEALLAKLGYPQRFGFPVFVILDGNGNRLHTQNSAYLEEGNGHSVKKVLEFFEHWSPKAIDPASYTKSH, from the coding sequence ATGAGAAAGAGAATTTTATTCGCAATAGCAGCAATACTACTAATCTCAGCCAACATTTCGGCGCAGGAGAAACCAACTGTTTACAACGTTAATGCAGATGCAGCAGCAGATGTTGCAGCAGCAGTTAAAAAGGCAAAAGCAGAAAACAAACATGTGCTACTTCAGCTTGGAGGTAACTGGTGTATCTGGTGCCTTCGTTTTCATAAACTTGTAAATGAAAACGATACCTTAAAAAAGGCGATGAACGACAACTACATAGTAGTGCATGTGAATTATAGCAAGGAAAATAAAAATGAGGCTTTACTGGCCAAACTTGGCTATCCGCAACGTTTTGGCTTCCCCGTATTTGTAATACTTGACGGAAACGGTAACCGTCTTCATACCCAAAACAGCGCTTACCTTGAAGAAGGGAACGGCCATAGCGTTAAGAAAGTACTGGAGTTTTTTGAGCACTGGTCGCCCAAAGCCATAGATCCGGCTAGTTATACGAAAAGCCATTGA
- a CDS encoding TonB-dependent receptor, which yields MKLTSFILLIGMLQVGMAAVGQKISLSEQNAPLAKVFKKISQQSGFGFMIEGSLLKMAKPVTINVRDAELETVLAGIFANQPLQFTISEQAVIIKAKEQLLEKATEYSVVYNMARQQPGRISGKVLDDHGQPLSGASIRIVQTGQSVQSKVDGSYNFSIVPGTYTLEITYVSFQPKRITEVAVTSGQLISLNVVLKAATGTLDQVVVTSSFKRESTIALYARQQNEAGISNGISREQISALPDKNVGETLKRISGISTNDNRRIVIRGIAERYNLAMMDGATLPSTDVQVRDFEFDIVPSNLIDNIIISKTATPDMSFGFGGGLVQINTLSIPDNNFTTIGLGVKYINGSTGKDFLGYGRGKNDYLGFDDGTRDHFPKDLIVFDAQNYNPRNPYAAPAPGITPVTPAMIAEQNKRIGGLERMGTRTYTAAPGQNYQFSLGRSYNFKNSRFGFVGSLSYRNEQAIDNISHFERGNWEKIENRTYNVETGEEITPTYSAQYNFNTTWGALFNLGWSSKNHKITFRNFYSRVFSNQFSRIVGWGNDIGFVEKPAIREYDRPKFIDMLQSRINGEHSFGAFRLEWNLARNTLNNLEQDAVEAWLNPTKTLNETTYNIMPTAITNAGTGTFNRGQYHYRETNKIAEGALNYQVNVLGQKQLVKAGYQFMDRHGVYDWVILPIGTAGGINPYVPAHEWNQYLEFKDPLNDLFYYPAAFSASGYEGKNINQAVYGMMDNRFTSWLRLVWGVRAEYYKYERVKSGANDMLINALTEQEQKRRYVDPETGKIVSPVADPETEEKTWRYLPSASLTANPFKNVNIRAAYSESVVRPALIENSRMVRVDPALGGSYRRNEGVLSTVIDHYDLRLEWYPKAGEVISMGYFYKYFDKPVELYRHRLDASYRVYVTTNNSEWAKVHGWEFDMRKSLGFIRPQWKFLDNLYLSGNLTLQSSTVQSAQFEGMSMPQDKYGRNYEYRTKKLLKEKRPLYGQVPVLYNIGLQYTGSRLGANIAFNHMGYKTFMTAMEPSIVEYERPRNQLDAQLSYRFLKNKKLDVRLNMSNLLNSAYRFYVNSNETYKLQSRWEGMAYSAIPASEWNDIYEWKYGFSQKYEEGYYQTSADGKTKTRVGDRDSFIRKIGSSFSLSVAYTL from the coding sequence ATGAAGCTTACTTCCTTCATATTACTCATAGGCATGCTGCAGGTTGGCATGGCGGCAGTTGGGCAGAAAATAAGCCTTTCAGAACAGAATGCCCCTTTGGCCAAAGTCTTCAAGAAGATCAGCCAGCAAAGCGGGTTCGGCTTCATGATAGAGGGGAGCCTTCTTAAAATGGCAAAACCTGTTACCATAAACGTCAGGGACGCCGAACTGGAAACCGTGCTGGCGGGCATATTTGCGAACCAGCCTTTACAATTTACCATCAGCGAACAGGCTGTTATCATCAAGGCTAAAGAACAACTGCTTGAAAAGGCAACGGAGTACAGCGTCGTGTACAATATGGCCAGGCAACAACCTGGCCGTATCAGTGGAAAAGTTCTCGATGATCATGGCCAGCCGTTGTCGGGCGCGTCTATCAGGATCGTGCAAACCGGCCAGTCTGTGCAGAGTAAAGTAGACGGTAGTTATAACTTCAGTATCGTTCCCGGGACCTACACGCTTGAGATCACCTATGTTTCTTTTCAGCCTAAACGTATTACAGAGGTAGCGGTAACGTCAGGACAACTTATCAGCCTCAATGTAGTATTGAAGGCCGCTACCGGTACATTGGACCAGGTTGTTGTTACAAGCAGTTTTAAGCGCGAAAGCACCATTGCCCTTTATGCACGCCAGCAAAATGAAGCAGGCATTTCCAATGGCATCAGCCGCGAGCAGATCTCTGCGCTGCCCGACAAGAATGTGGGTGAAACCCTGAAGCGTATTTCGGGCATCAGCACCAACGACAACCGGCGCATTGTGATACGCGGTATTGCGGAACGTTATAATCTTGCTATGATGGACGGTGCAACGCTGCCCAGTACCGATGTACAGGTGCGCGACTTTGAATTTGATATCGTACCCAGCAACCTGATCGATAACATCATCATTTCGAAAACGGCTACGCCGGATATGAGCTTTGGTTTTGGTGGCGGGTTGGTACAGATCAATACTTTATCCATTCCCGATAATAATTTTACGACCATCGGCTTGGGAGTGAAGTATATTAACGGCAGCACCGGTAAAGACTTCCTGGGTTATGGCCGTGGCAAGAACGACTATCTGGGTTTCGATGACGGAACAAGAGATCATTTTCCCAAGGACCTGATTGTATTCGATGCGCAAAACTATAATCCACGTAACCCTTATGCAGCACCGGCGCCCGGCATAACACCCGTTACGCCGGCCATGATCGCTGAACAGAACAAAAGGATAGGTGGATTGGAGCGTATGGGAACACGTACTTATACTGCGGCACCTGGCCAGAACTACCAGTTCAGCCTGGGGCGCAGCTATAATTTCAAGAACAGCCGTTTTGGGTTTGTTGGTTCGCTTAGCTATCGCAATGAACAAGCCATTGACAATATCTCTCATTTTGAACGTGGTAACTGGGAGAAAATAGAAAACCGGACTTACAATGTTGAAACAGGTGAAGAGATCACACCTACTTATTCTGCCCAGTATAACTTTAACACTACCTGGGGAGCGCTGTTCAACCTCGGCTGGAGCAGCAAAAATCATAAAATAACTTTCCGCAATTTTTATTCCCGCGTATTCAGTAACCAGTTTTCGCGCATAGTAGGATGGGGCAATGATATCGGGTTTGTTGAAAAGCCTGCCATCAGGGAGTATGACCGTCCCAAGTTTATCGACATGTTGCAGAGCCGTATCAATGGCGAGCATAGTTTTGGGGCATTCCGGCTGGAGTGGAACCTGGCCCGCAATACACTCAATAACCTGGAGCAGGATGCTGTAGAAGCCTGGTTAAACCCAACCAAAACACTCAATGAAACGACTTATAATATTATGCCTACCGCTATTACCAACGCGGGAACGGGAACATTCAACAGAGGCCAATATCATTACAGGGAAACCAATAAGATAGCAGAGGGCGCGCTAAACTACCAGGTTAATGTACTGGGACAAAAGCAACTGGTAAAGGCTGGCTATCAATTCATGGACAGGCATGGCGTGTACGACTGGGTCATATTGCCTATTGGCACTGCGGGAGGTATCAATCCCTATGTTCCTGCACATGAATGGAATCAATACCTGGAGTTTAAAGACCCTTTGAACGACTTGTTTTATTACCCGGCAGCGTTTTCAGCAAGCGGCTATGAAGGAAAGAATATCAACCAGGCTGTTTATGGCATGATGGATAATCGCTTTACATCATGGCTTCGGCTGGTATGGGGTGTACGTGCGGAATATTATAAATACGAACGGGTGAAAAGCGGAGCAAATGACATGCTTATCAATGCATTGACCGAGCAGGAGCAGAAGCGCCGCTATGTAGATCCCGAAACAGGTAAGATCGTTTCTCCCGTAGCCGATCCCGAAACCGAAGAAAAGACCTGGCGTTACCTGCCTTCAGCAAGTCTTACTGCTAATCCGTTTAAGAATGTTAATATCCGGGCAGCTTACTCAGAGTCCGTTGTAAGGCCGGCGCTCATCGAAAACTCCCGCATGGTTCGTGTTGACCCTGCTCTCGGAGGATCTTACCGGAGGAACGAAGGCGTTTTGTCTACCGTCATAGATCACTACGACTTACGCCTGGAGTGGTATCCTAAAGCAGGTGAAGTGATCTCTATGGGGTATTTCTATAAGTATTTCGATAAGCCTGTAGAACTCTATCGCCACCGTTTGGATGCAAGCTACAGGGTGTATGTAACTACCAATAACTCGGAGTGGGCTAAAGTGCATGGCTGGGAGTTTGACATGCGTAAGAGCCTGGGCTTTATCAGGCCTCAATGGAAATTTCTCGACAATCTTTACCTGAGCGGTAACCTTACGCTGCAAAGCTCTACTGTGCAGTCTGCTCAGTTTGAAGGGATGTCGATGCCGCAGGATAAATATGGCCGAAACTACGAGTATCGCACCAAAAAACTGCTAAAGGAAAAACGTCCTTTATATGGTCAGGTACCTGTACTGTATAACATAGGCCTGCAGTATACAGGCAGTCGCCTGGGAGCCAATATTGCATTTAATCATATGGGCTACAAAACATTTATGACGGCCATGGAGCCAAGCATTGTGGAGTACGAACGTCCGCGCAACCAGCTGGATGCCCAGCTCAGCTACCGCTTTCTGAAGAATAAAAAACTGGACGTAAGGCTGAATATGAGCAACCTGCTCAACAGCGCTTACCGTTTTTATGTCAACAGTAACGAAACCTACAAGTTACAAAGCAGGTGGGAGGGGATGGCTTATTCTGCGATACCGGCTTCCGAATGGAACGATATCTACGAGTGGAAATATGGCTTTTCCCAGAAATATGAAGAAGGTTATTATCAAACTTCAGCCGACGGGAAAACAAAAACACGTGTGGGAGACAGGGATTCTTTCATTCGCAAAATAGGTTCTTCATTTAGTTTGTCAGTTGCATATACCCTTTAA
- a CDS encoding DUF1801 domain-containing protein produces the protein MDNTIQTYHNSLSIEYQAIATTLYDEICRHLPEAESKVWHGHPVWFIEGNPVTGYSERKAGMNLMFWSGQSFEEAALKNEGKFKAAEIVYTDVNQLNKADLKRWLNKARDIQWDYKNLVRRKGLLERLK, from the coding sequence ATGGATAATACAATACAAACCTATCACAATTCACTTTCTATTGAATACCAAGCCATAGCAACCACATTATATGACGAAATATGCAGGCATTTGCCAGAGGCCGAAAGCAAAGTCTGGCATGGCCATCCGGTATGGTTCATTGAAGGAAATCCTGTTACAGGATATAGCGAGCGAAAAGCCGGCATGAACCTGATGTTCTGGAGCGGCCAGTCATTTGAGGAAGCAGCATTAAAGAACGAAGGCAAGTTTAAAGCGGCAGAAATAGTATATACAGATGTAAACCAATTGAACAAAGCCGATCTTAAACGCTGGCTCAATAAAGCAAGAGATATTCAATGGGATTATAAAAACCTTGTCAGGCGTAAAGGTTTACTTGAACGTCTTAAATAA
- a CDS encoding Crp/Fnr family transcriptional regulator, giving the protein MDKAIVLERFFKAIQSYYPIESNTIKALEKILRIRAVPAGTRYLAAGEIPVFVAFICKGIFSYYHQFENGDTIIKKFFSENSFIASTSALILQIPGKYTIEALEDSWLAEFSFNEFKHLMQKHPDLAFFWISYLEKNWVVAKEDNEVNHKYLPAQIRYQAFVKNEPHIAARLQQQQIASYLGITPTQLSRIKKALTKK; this is encoded by the coding sequence ATGGATAAAGCAATAGTGTTGGAGCGTTTTTTCAAGGCCATACAGTCTTATTACCCCATAGAAAGCAACACGATAAAGGCTCTCGAAAAAATATTGAGAATAAGGGCTGTTCCGGCCGGTACACGGTACCTGGCTGCCGGCGAGATTCCGGTCTTTGTTGCTTTTATCTGTAAAGGCATTTTCTCTTATTATCATCAGTTTGAAAACGGTGATACTATCATTAAAAAGTTCTTTTCAGAAAACAGCTTCATTGCATCTACCTCGGCCCTGATATTGCAAATTCCTGGTAAGTACACGATAGAAGCGCTGGAAGATAGTTGGCTGGCGGAATTTAGTTTCAATGAATTTAAACACCTGATGCAAAAACATCCTGACCTCGCTTTTTTCTGGATCAGTTATCTGGAGAAAAACTGGGTAGTTGCAAAAGAAGATAATGAAGTCAACCATAAGTATCTGCCCGCACAAATACGATATCAGGCTTTTGTAAAAAATGAACCGCATATCGCTGCCCGTTTGCAACAGCAGCAAATAGCTTCTTACCTCGGTATTACACCTACTCAGTTAAGCCGGATTAAAAAAGCGCTGACAAAAAAATGA
- a CDS encoding EamA family transporter encodes MKKLKGIIFVIAGAASYGILATFVKLAGSQGYSTASVTFAQFITGFIVLAVADLLFRKKAVSPPEASAAGKKDFRKLVLGGTCLGLTSTFYYLSVQYLPVSVCIILLMQTVWMGILVDCVRNKKLPQLSQILVILVVLAGTVLATGLITAGAQWSFRGMIYGFMAAMTYTGSMYAANHVALRRPLFYRSKLLVLGGLLAIIIFWNLHIISDFRPEVLLKWGIFLGVFGTILPPVLFSKGFPAIGLSLGSVLAAIEIPVSIVTAHIVLHENVTLLQLLGCALIILGIALQNKAHT; translated from the coding sequence ATGAAAAAGCTGAAAGGGATCATTTTCGTTATTGCGGGAGCTGCCAGCTATGGCATCCTGGCCACTTTTGTAAAGCTGGCAGGTTCGCAGGGCTATAGCACCGCATCTGTTACGTTTGCACAGTTTATAACTGGCTTTATTGTACTGGCTGTTGCCGATCTGTTGTTCAGGAAAAAAGCTGTTTCACCACCGGAAGCTTCTGCGGCTGGCAAAAAGGATTTCCGGAAATTAGTGCTGGGCGGTACCTGCCTCGGCCTTACCAGTACATTCTACTATTTATCGGTACAATACCTGCCGGTATCTGTTTGTATTATATTACTCATGCAAACCGTTTGGATGGGCATACTCGTCGATTGTGTCAGGAACAAAAAGCTGCCGCAACTTAGCCAGATCCTGGTGATCCTGGTAGTTTTAGCAGGTACTGTACTCGCTACGGGCCTTATTACAGCAGGCGCACAGTGGAGCTTCCGCGGAATGATATATGGTTTCATGGCGGCAATGACTTACACCGGATCAATGTATGCAGCCAACCATGTAGCGCTGCGTCGCCCGTTGTTCTACCGTTCTAAATTATTGGTGTTGGGAGGACTGCTTGCCATTATTATCTTCTGGAACCTGCATATTATCAGCGATTTTCGTCCCGAAGTGTTGCTCAAATGGGGGATCTTCCTGGGGGTCTTTGGCACAATCTTGCCTCCGGTATTATTTAGCAAAGGGTTTCCTGCCATAGGCCTGAGCCTGGGGAGTGTATTGGCGGCCATAGAAATTCCGGTTTCTATAGTTACAGCCCATATTGTATTACACGAAAACGTGACCCTGTTGCAACTCCTCGGCTGTGCGTTGATAATTCTGGGCATTGCACTTCAAAATAAAGCCCATACCTGA
- a CDS encoding RluA family pseudouridine synthase produces MGASSQSRISYFKDSSIKGIELPARFTFPFYYQPHPLTEIAAAELQQYLESQTGLDHNFGLSTDKDGMIIGKMFGVLVVQDAEGKPGYLSGFSGKLAGSNDHPEFVPPVFDMLIENSFFLKEQEIIQSINIRIGQMESDESYCQLQQSYRTLSAESIEEVDAFKLQLRSNKNKRKQFREKQKSSLSREEYTIVEAGLIKQSLHDKHQLKLLANKWERILADIQTRLEQYETAIETLKSERKDRSAALQQQLFSQYLFLNKDGKTKSIQEIFSATALGKPPAGAGECATPKLLQFAFMNGYKPLAMAEFWWGASPKSEIRKHKHFYPACTGKCKPILAHMLEGMAVEESPFLRSSDESGKLEIVYEDESFIVVNKPPGLRSVPGVDIHDSVYTRLKHLLANKEPLIIHRLDMDTSGLLVVAKTREAHKHIQKQFLQRTIKKRYRALLSKAIDQAEGEINLPLAPDLLNRPRQLVCFDAGKKSITRWKVVEKTETATKVDFWPLTGRTHQLRMHAAHELGLNAPIVGDDLYGTASERMCLHAAQIEFTHPETKERVCFEVEERF; encoded by the coding sequence TTGGGAGCCAGTAGCCAAAGCAGGATTTCTTATTTCAAGGATAGTTCCATAAAAGGAATTGAATTGCCCGCACGATTTACCTTTCCGTTTTACTACCAGCCCCATCCCTTAACGGAGATCGCTGCTGCCGAATTGCAGCAATACCTCGAATCCCAAACCGGTCTTGATCATAATTTTGGACTGAGTACCGATAAGGATGGAATGATTATCGGGAAAATGTTTGGTGTTCTGGTAGTGCAGGATGCTGAAGGGAAACCAGGCTATCTTTCAGGTTTCTCCGGTAAACTGGCGGGCTCAAACGACCATCCGGAGTTCGTTCCGCCTGTTTTTGATATGCTCATCGAAAACAGCTTTTTTCTGAAGGAGCAGGAAATTATTCAATCTATTAACATCCGTATCGGGCAGATGGAATCGGACGAGAGCTATTGTCAATTGCAGCAGAGTTACAGAACACTGTCTGCCGAATCCATAGAAGAGGTAGATGCTTTTAAACTGCAATTGAGAAGCAATAAAAACAAAAGAAAGCAATTCCGTGAAAAGCAAAAAAGCAGCCTGTCCCGCGAGGAATATACGATAGTGGAGGCCGGCCTCATCAAGCAAAGCTTACACGATAAACACCAGCTTAAGCTGCTTGCAAACAAGTGGGAGAGGATCCTTGCTGACATACAAACAAGGTTGGAGCAGTACGAAACAGCTATCGAAACACTGAAAAGCGAACGAAAGGACAGGTCGGCTGCTTTACAGCAACAGCTTTTCAGTCAATATCTGTTTTTAAACAAAGACGGTAAAACCAAAAGCATACAAGAGATCTTCAGCGCTACAGCTTTAGGAAAGCCACCTGCCGGAGCCGGTGAATGTGCTACTCCAAAATTGCTTCAGTTTGCATTTATGAATGGCTATAAGCCACTTGCTATGGCCGAATTCTGGTGGGGCGCTTCTCCAAAATCTGAGATCAGGAAACACAAACATTTCTATCCCGCCTGTACAGGTAAATGCAAACCTATTCTGGCGCATATGCTGGAAGGGATGGCTGTTGAAGAGAGCCCTTTTTTACGCAGCTCAGATGAGAGTGGGAAACTTGAAATAGTGTATGAAGATGAAAGTTTTATAGTAGTTAATAAGCCACCCGGGTTACGTTCTGTTCCCGGGGTAGATATCCACGATTCGGTTTACACACGGCTAAAGCATCTTCTTGCAAACAAGGAACCGCTTATCATTCATCGCCTCGATATGGATACCTCGGGTTTGCTGGTGGTGGCCAAAACCCGCGAAGCGCATAAGCATATTCAAAAACAGTTTCTGCAACGTACAATAAAAAAGCGCTACAGGGCATTGCTTTCTAAGGCAATTGACCAGGCAGAAGGCGAGATAAACCTCCCGCTGGCACCCGATTTACTTAACCGGCCAAGACAACTCGTTTGCTTCGATGCTGGTAAAAAAAGTATCACTAGATGGAAAGTTGTTGAAAAAACGGAAACTGCAACCAAAGTAGATTTTTGGCCACTTACAGGAAGAACACATCAGCTTCGTATGCATGCCGCTCACGAGCTTGGATTAAACGCACCAATCGTTGGAGATGACCTTTATGGCACTGCATCTGAAAGAATGTGCCTCCATGCAGCGCAAATTGAATTTACGCATCCTGAAACCAAAGAAAGAGTTTGCTTTGAAGTAGAAGAAAGGTTTTAG
- a CDS encoding DMT family transporter, with protein sequence MKKSYLSLHIAVLLAGLTGVFGKLITLNEGLLVWYRVLFSFLFLLCILKLFGISANIPARKKWDIGKVGMLLTIHWVLFYASIKYSNISIGVVCFCLTSFFTSVFEPLINKRKHALSELLLSMLTLLGIALIFHFDSSYQVGITLGVVSSVFSALYTIYNERLVKLYDTRLINYYQMLGGTIGLGIFIPVYLHFFPVDSLIPGWKNTLYLLALALFCTVGLYILFAEALKKIPAFTVNLSFNLEPVYSIILAFLFFNEGKEVNFSFYIGLFLVMTSVVLQTRFSMKK encoded by the coding sequence ATGAAAAAGTCATATCTGTCATTACACATAGCTGTTTTGCTTGCCGGACTTACCGGTGTTTTTGGTAAACTGATTACACTTAACGAAGGCCTGCTGGTCTGGTACCGCGTCTTGTTTTCATTTCTTTTTTTACTCTGCATCCTGAAATTGTTCGGTATATCTGCCAATATCCCGGCAAGAAAAAAATGGGACATCGGGAAAGTAGGCATGCTGTTAACCATCCATTGGGTGCTCTTTTATGCAAGCATTAAATATTCCAATATCTCGATAGGTGTTGTCTGCTTTTGCCTTACCAGCTTCTTTACTTCTGTTTTTGAACCCCTCATCAATAAACGGAAGCATGCGCTGTCTGAGTTGCTGTTAAGTATGCTTACCCTGCTCGGCATTGCCCTTATCTTCCACTTCGATTCTTCTTACCAGGTTGGTATAACGCTTGGTGTGGTCTCTTCAGTATTTTCGGCTCTTTATACTATTTATAATGAAAGGCTGGTGAAGCTGTACGATACCAGATTGATCAATTATTACCAGATGCTCGGCGGAACGATAGGGCTGGGCATCTTCATCCCGGTCTATCTTCATTTCTTCCCGGTTGATAGCCTCATCCCCGGCTGGAAAAACACGCTGTACCTGCTGGCCCTGGCTTTGTTCTGCACTGTAGGACTCTATATCCTTTTTGCGGAAGCTTTGAAAAAGATCCCGGCATTTACAGTAAACCTGAGTTTTAATCTGGAACCCGTTTACTCCATTATCCTTGCTTTTCTTTTTTTTAACGAAGGAAAAGAAGTCAACTTCTCATTTTATATAGGGCTGTTCCTGGTAATGACTTCAGTGGTTTTGCAAACACGCTTTTCTATGAAAAAGTAG
- a CDS encoding alpha-L-fucosidase, whose protein sequence is MYNHCLKRSTLSWINLFVIAAGIFLSGCRTAKRTNSLNGEKNLLLPPPATMPDIPATLPVASVNLGDTTGEQEVKTNFPMYAGPFEPTWQSIQEHYSDSAANWLREAKFGIWVHFGPQASGASGDWYARKMYIEGSLAYENHLKQYGHPTDSGYKELLRDWNPRQLDPKAYVKLYHSIGARFLLIQAVHHDNYDLWDSRYQPWNSINMGPRKDLLGAWAKAVKEAGMHYGIAFHHEYTWWWWQTAFRSDSTGPYAGKMYDGRLTLKDGVGKWWEGYDPRLLYGINLREYKGMDDFRFTIPQGIFTRHLDYARWYADRWALRILDAVNKYDPDFIYTDGNTKQPFFGAKSGAGYRCDAHQRVVASYFNQALARHGKPDVFSITKFFPAGQKGIVTTLEGRFPGQIKTDQPWLGENAVGDWYYSPGYVYDAASVIRFLVEYISRDGAYAVSIPIMPDGSLHPDCLKMLHEIGDWMKINGNAVYGSKAWITAGEGKDGKLRVMPGGNLGEKQAGFKYEQEDLRFTVGKDGRLNIFTMMIPQAGSQITVRSLGKKAGTLAIKSVELLGYSGKVMWSQQEDGLYITVPDTTRFIASLCFSVR, encoded by the coding sequence ATGTATAATCATTGCCTGAAGCGTTCTACTTTATCCTGGATAAACCTTTTTGTTATTGCAGCTGGTATATTTCTATCAGGTTGTCGTACCGCCAAACGAACCAATTCATTAAACGGGGAAAAGAATCTCCTGCTACCCCCACCGGCTACGATGCCCGACATACCCGCCACTTTACCTGTTGCCTCTGTTAACTTAGGCGATACCACAGGTGAACAAGAAGTAAAAACAAATTTCCCTATGTATGCCGGGCCTTTTGAGCCTACGTGGCAGTCGATACAAGAGCATTATTCCGATAGCGCCGCTAACTGGCTGCGGGAAGCCAAGTTTGGCATATGGGTTCATTTTGGTCCGCAGGCATCGGGTGCAAGTGGCGACTGGTATGCACGTAAAATGTATATAGAAGGCAGCCTGGCTTATGAAAATCATCTTAAACAATACGGCCACCCTACAGATTCGGGTTATAAGGAGTTGTTGAGAGACTGGAATCCGCGCCAGCTGGATCCCAAAGCTTATGTGAAATTATACCATAGCATAGGTGCGCGGTTTCTTTTAATTCAGGCTGTGCATCATGACAATTACGATCTATGGGATTCGCGTTATCAACCTTGGAATTCAATAAATATGGGTCCTCGTAAAGATTTGCTTGGCGCCTGGGCTAAGGCAGTAAAAGAAGCAGGTATGCATTATGGTATAGCCTTTCACCATGAGTACACCTGGTGGTGGTGGCAGACTGCGTTCAGAAGTGACAGCACAGGGCCTTATGCAGGAAAGATGTACGATGGCCGCCTGACACTGAAAGATGGCGTGGGCAAATGGTGGGAAGGTTATGATCCAAGGCTTTTATATGGTATCAACCTCAGGGAGTATAAGGGCATGGATGATTTCCGGTTTACCATTCCGCAGGGAATTTTCACCAGGCACCTGGATTATGCAAGATGGTATGCCGACAGATGGGCACTGCGTATACTGGATGCCGTGAACAAATACGACCCGGATTTTATTTATACCGACGGCAATACCAAACAGCCTTTTTTCGGCGCAAAATCAGGTGCGGGTTACAGATGTGACGCCCACCAGCGCGTAGTGGCTTCGTATTTCAACCAAGCCCTGGCCCGACATGGGAAACCGGATGTATTCAGCATTACCAAGTTTTTCCCTGCCGGTCAGAAGGGCATTGTAACAACCCTTGAAGGCAGGTTTCCAGGCCAGATAAAAACGGATCAGCCCTGGCTGGGAGAAAACGCGGTTGGTGACTGGTATTACTCGCCTGGTTATGTTTATGACGCCGCTTCAGTTATCCGCTTCCTGGTTGAATATATTTCCAGAGATGGTGCATACGCAGTAAGCATTCCTATTATGCCAGACGGATCGTTACACCCGGATTGCCTGAAGATGTTACATGAAATAGGTGATTGGATGAAGATCAATGGCAATGCGGTTTATGGCAGCAAAGCATGGATAACGGCAGGTGAAGGCAAAGACGGCAAACTGCGTGTAATGCCGGGTGGCAACCTGGGGGAAAAACAAGCCGGCTTTAAATACGAACAGGAAGATCTCCGGTTTACAGTTGGCAAGGATGGCAGGTTGAATATTTTTACGATGATGATTCCCCAGGCTGGCTCACAAATAACCGTAAGATCGTTGGGTAAGAAAGCCGGAACATTAGCGATCAAGTCGGTTGAATTGTTGGGGTATAGCGGAAAAGTCATGTGGTCGCAACAGGAAGATGGATTATATATTACAGTACCTGATACTACAAGATTTATCGCGTCGTTATGCTTCTCTGTAAGATAA
- a CDS encoding DUF481 domain-containing protein, translating into MCFSQYSDSIQYHIKYTTGGSLNRTKDGDAYLLNNGLGFNTRKKSVELNSTTSWIYGQQNKVATNNDVSSYLDFNLYKTFPHFYYWGLAGYENSLSLKINKRLQVGLGGAYSVLDKPNTQLNVSNGIIYETSDLYLEDTLRDVYQTMRNSFRLRYHFVIKDIITLDGTHFLQNSLSSGSDYIIKSVSTLGIRLKKWLSLTSSLNFNKLNRTKRETLFMNYGLTFEQYF; encoded by the coding sequence ATGTGTTTTTCGCAATATAGCGACAGCATTCAATATCATATTAAATATACTACAGGAGGTTCGCTGAACCGGACAAAAGACGGTGATGCCTACCTGCTCAACAATGGGTTGGGATTTAATACGCGAAAAAAAAGTGTGGAATTAAACTCTACAACTTCCTGGATCTATGGGCAACAGAATAAAGTTGCTACCAATAATGATGTTTCGAGCTACCTTGATTTTAACCTGTACAAAACCTTTCCTCACTTTTATTACTGGGGGCTGGCGGGCTATGAGAATAGTTTATCGTTAAAGATCAACAAACGGCTGCAGGTGGGACTTGGCGGAGCCTATAGCGTATTAGACAAGCCTAATACGCAACTGAATGTTAGTAATGGAATTATTTATGAAACGAGTGATCTTTACCTTGAAGATACGTTGAGAGATGTTTACCAAACGATGCGCAATTCGTTCCGGCTGCGGTATCATTTCGTTATCAAAGATATTATTACGCTGGACGGAACTCATTTTTTACAGAATTCACTTTCTTCGGGAAGCGACTATATCATTAAATCAGTTAGCACACTGGGGATAAGGCTAAAGAAATGGCTGAGCCTGACCAGCTCTCTTAATTTCAATAAGTTGAACCGTACCAAACGTGAGACTTTGTTCATGAACTATGGATTGACGTTCGAGCAGTATTTTTAG